The nucleotide window AGACGAGGGCTCCAGCGAAATAAAGGAACATGGCGACGGGGGCACGCTGACCTGCGAACAGTTTGTCAGAGATCCAGCCGGAGGCCAGAGATCCCAGAACACCCACGAAAGGCATGAAGGTCAGGGTCCATTTAACTGCGCCTGATCCATTGCCATTCAAGTGCAACTTCTCGACAAAGAAGAGTGTCGCAAGCTGATCCGAGCTGTGTCTGGCCGCTCCGGTGCAGGCGTAGGCGATTGCATAGTACCAGACTAGAGGATGCTTGAAGATTGTTTGGAAACTTTCTTTGAGAGAAACACGGGCTCCGTTGGAGTCGTCAATTTCATCGACCACGACATCTGGAGCGAAGCCTGCATCTTCAGGTGTTTCTTTAACAACCAGAGCCACCAAGATGACAGCAATAGCTGTCACTATTGGTGGAATACGAAACAACCAACGCCAATCATTTTCGGCAACCACAAAGGTGCCAATGGCAAATCCAGTAAGGATGATAGGCGAGAGTTGCGCGGTTGCCATTTGTCCAAGCTGAACCATGAAACCAAAAACTCCAGAAAATGTTCCGCGTTCTTGTCGGCGAAACCAGGCGGCATTAATTTTCACCATACCCGGTGCGCCCCAAGCTTGCAGATATCCGTTGAACAGTAAGATCAAACTCAACGTCGAGAAAGAGGAAATCATGGGGCTAAATCCAAAGATCAAGTTGATGATCACGGTGCCGATGCCGCCAATAAGCATCGCCTTTTTCCCGCCGATGCGATCCGAAAAAAGACCATTGATCAGCTGACCGGTTCCATAGGCAAAACTAAATGCGGCCCACAAAGTGGAAATATCAGTTTTAGAGAAATGAAACTCATCGACAAGATATGGAGTCGCCGAGCGGAAGTTATATCGGCACATATAATAAGACGCATACATCAAGCCAAGGACGAGCCAATTGCGAACACGCTTTTTTCTAAAGCCTTTTGGGTAGTGATGAATGAATTCGATTTTCTTTTCGCCCATGCAAATTTCTCCACCCCAGGTTGTGACATCCAAAGAGTCTCAATAGGTAGTTCATTAAACACATAGGAAGGATGAGGTCAACGCCCGTAGAGAAGGAACGACGTCACCTGCTCTGAATTTACAAAATCGCAGGAGCTGGATCCAATTTGTTCATTGTGGATCAAAATGAAATTCACAAAAAGTGTCTATCTTTTGGTAGATCAATTGATAGACAAAAAATCAGTCATTCCAATCTTAGAGCAAGCGGCACTGTGAATTTTGCAGAATAAAGTGACTACAGGCTATACTGCTTTCGAAAGAACCATGGAGGATCTCGTGAGAAAATGTCTAGTAGGAACGCCGCTCCCGTTAGTATTGGCACTATCACCATTTTTTTGTTCAACGATTGCCTACGGAGGGGCTGGTCAACAGCAAAGCAGTTCTCAAAGTTTGAAAGTCTACTTTGGGACCTTAACCAAGGACTCAGCACTTCAAACGAATAGAAGTGGAAACGATATCTCGGACGTTCAGGTGAATATCGACCGAATTGATTATCTGACCAAGAAAGGTTGGTACTCAGTTCCGTCAGGAAAATCGTTGAAATTCACACAAGGTCAGGACGAGTCAGAGGGAGCTGCCAATCTTGGAGATGCTGAGGGCTGCTCCAAGATCCGACTTGTAGTTAATAAAAAGTTCTATGGAAAAATCCACGATCACAGGGGACATGAGTGTCAGATTAAAGATTCTTATTTTGAAGTTGAACTTCAAAAGGCGCTGACATTGCAGAACAAAGAGGAAAGCGAGATCAAAGTCTTTCTTGATTTAAGAGAATCAACTTTTGAATACAACAAAGATAGAGCCTGCGTATTTAAGCCAAAGTTTAAAGTTCACCACAAGTATCATGACAAGAAGTGCTTGAAAAAACATGGGCATGATGATGACCGGGATCATGGAAAGAAAGTAGGTCATGACTCTTGCGAAGGAAATAAAGACAACCCGGGTAAAGGACACGCATACGCCTATGCTTATGGTCACTACAAACATAAGAAACATCAATGTGAACAAGACACCGACGTACCGGTAGTACCAACACCAGTACCAACACCAGTTCCAACACCGGTTCCAACACCGGTTCCAACGCCGGTTCCAACACCGGTACCGACACCAGTACCAACGCCGGTACCGACACCGGTACCAACACCAGTTCCAACACCGGCTCCAGCGCCAGAGCCAACACCGGTACCAACACCAGTTCCAACGCCGGTACCAACACCAGTTCCAACACCAGTTCCAACACCAGTTCCAACACCAGTTCCAACACCGGCTCCAGCGCCAGAGCCAACTCCAGTACCAACGCCAGCTCCTACACCGGCTCCAGTACCAGAGCCAATACCGGTTCCAACACCAGCGCCCACACCGGCTCCAGCACCAGAGCCAACTCCAGCTCCGGTGGTGAATGCGCCAGTCATTTCAAACTTTAGAGTTCTGGAAGTGTTTTTGACCGGAGTGACGGTGGCATGGACAACGGATGTGCCAAGCACGTCTCAAGTGCTGCTAACGGATCTCACGACGGGGGTGCAAACTGCAACAGGCATGGATATGACAATGACAACTCAACATAAGATGTTCGTCGATAATATGTCAGACGGAACGACATATAATCTTCAGGCAGTTAGTGCGGACGGCTCAGCGAAGGGAGTCAGCGTTGAAATTTCTTTTGCGAAATAATTAGAGAGTAAATTTAGAAACAAAAAAGGGATCTCATGACGAGATCCCTTTTTTTTATCCAGCGTTCATCAAATTATAGAAAGACTTTACGCGCTCGACGAATTCAACAGTTTCATAACCACGAGCGAAACCGTATTCTAATTTGTCGGCGTAGCTTGGATCCGCCAGTAAAGGCAGGATTTCTTTCATATGGTGCCAAGAGTAAGGATTGCGACCCATTTGCTCCGCCAATTTTTGCGCATCACGAAGATGAGCATAACCGACATTGTAAGCTGCCAGAGTTAGGGCCATGCGATCTTTCGAATTTACGAAGGTCGGCATTTTATCCATCAAATAGCGAAGGTACTTTGAGCCACCCCAGATGCTTTGCAAAGGATCTGTGCGGTCTTCGATATCCATGTGATCAGCGGTGTCTGTCGTCAATTGCATCAAGCCACGAACACCGGTGAAGCTGCGCGCTTCCGGATCCCAATGAGATTCTTGGTAGGCCACTGAGGCAATCAATTGCCAAGGAAGACCGTGCTCACTGGCTGCTTCTTTGAAGGCCTGCTTATAAGTCGGCAAAGTCTCTTCGATGCTTTTAAAGAATTTCGAGATGTCTTTCTTATCCAGCTGGGTCAGAGTCGATTTGTAGCGATCCATGATGCGCATGACTTCATCTTCACGAGAAGCTTGTTGATACCAAGACTGCATCAAAAGAAGCAGATCCTGATTTTCCGGTGTCAAAAGCCAGCTCAAAGAATAAGGATCAGTGAGGTTCGAAACCTTTTCCAGTTTCGTGTGGAAACGCACATAGAAATCACCCGCGGCATTTTCGGCGATCGCGCAGTCAAACTTTTTGGCGTTTAAGGATTTCAGTAAATCCTGAGTTTGCACAGACTCGAGTTCTTGGATGCTCACCTGGGGTGAAAGCTGTTGCAGGCGGGTGGCGAACCCTTCGTAGTTGTCCTTTTTGAGGATGCCGACATTTTTGCCGCTCAGGTCCTTGATGTTTTCAATGCGAGATTTTTTCTGGCAATAAAGGCTAAGGTAAGTTTCCTCGTAAGCCGGGCCGGTCAAAAAGCCAATGCGATTTTCGGGAGTCCTCAGGCGGGCCGCTGCCACGTCGCCTTCACCTTTTGAAAGGGCGCGGTAAACAGCTTTCTCATCAGGGAGGACCACAAACTTGATTTTTAATCGATAATGGTCGGCGAAGCTTTGTAAAAGGTCATGGTCGATGCCCGCGGCTTCGCCATTCTTTTTGGAATGACTATATATAAGAGGACTTTCCGTGGTGAGGATTGTGATCTCACCCTTGTTTTGAACTTTGGCTAAGCTTTCTTCTTCATTCAAGTAGATGGCGTCACAACCATTCATCATGATCGTGGTAATTGCCAAACTTCCGAAAACGCAGACCTGGCTTAATTTCTGTCTAAATCTTAAATTCCTACTCATACTGTTCGACCTAGGTAGTCCATGGGGCACTGCGTGTGCAAGCAATAAGCACCCTCTTGCATGCTTTAAATGTGAAAAACTGACGGTTTTTGTATCTTTTAAACGGTGAATCAGAAAAAAGTTCAGTAACCGCAAAGCCTTGATGCGTGCGGAGAACAAAGCGCCAAAGCCTCAGGTTTATGACGCAACCCTGTTGAAATGATCCCTGACAGGGGCATTGCGGCGAGCTTTTCGGAGCTTTAGCGTAACTTTCGGGCAACAAAAGCTCCTCAATTGACAGCTTTTAGGGGCTATTCCATTCTCTTCGAGTCTTAATTGAGGGGGAATGTGTGACTGAGTTTTCTTATGTGTCGCCACGTGGTTGGATCGAAGTTGTTGTGGGTTCTATGTTTAGTGGCAAAACTGAAGAGTTGATCCGTCGTCTTCGTCGCGCAGAATTCGCCCGTCTACAAATCCAAGTTTTCAAACCGATCATTGATAAACGCTATAACGAAATGGCTGTGACTTCTCACAACCTTACAACAATTGATTCATTGCCCATCGAAGATGCTGAGCAAATTTGGGAACACCTGAAACCTGGAACCAAGGTCGTCGGGATTGATGAAGGTCAGTTCTTTTCTTCTAATTTAGTTCAGGTGGCTCAGGATCTGGCCGAGCGCGGTCTTCGTGTGATTATTGCCGGATTGGATACGGATTGGCAGGGGAAGCCTTTTGAGCCGATGCCGACTTTAATGGCTGTCGCTGAAAGTGTGACCAAGCATCACGCAGTGTGTGTGGTGTGTGGAGCCCAAGCCAGTCGCACTCAAAGGACTTCTGGAGGAGACGGCCAAGTTTTGGTTGGAACTCATGATTCTTATGAAGCTCGTTGCCGCCAGCATTTCAAACCGGCGGTGGATACTCCAACGATGGATTGGAAAATGAAGCGAGAAGTGGATCTCGCTTAGCGGTCGGTGAAAAAGGCCCATCCACTTCGTTGGAGGGCCCTTCTCTTCACTCCGACGTGGCGCTGCCACGCCTGCGTTTCGCGAAGAACCCTCCGCCTCGCGGCTGAACCTTTTTGACCGACCTCAAATTCTCCAGGTTTCGAGAGCCTCGCGGGCGATGGCGATTTGTTTTTCTTTGCGAATTTGTTTATCGCGTTCTTTTTCCGCCAATGGAGGGAAAAGCGCGAAGTTAATATTCGTTGGCTGGAAGTGGTCAGCACGAGTTTCATCGGTGATGGCCTCCAGCAATGAACCCAAGGCAGACGCACGCGGCGGAGGATTGAAGGATTTGTCCTTCAGTTTTTGATCCAAGAAACGCGACACCAATAAGCCTACACATGTCGATTCAAAGTAACCTTCAACTCCTGTGATTTGTCCTGCAAAGAACAGCCAAGGATCATTTTTACTGGAGAGATCTTTATTCAATCTCTTCGGTGAATTGATAAATAGATTTCTGTGAATACTTCCCAGTTTCAAGAATTCGGCATTCTCCAGGCCAGGAATCATTCGGAACACGCGCACTTGTTCGGCGTAAGCCATACGCGTTTGGAAACCTACCATGTTGAAGGCGGTGCCTTCTTTATTGTCTTGGCGAAGTTGCACTACAGCCCATGGATAACGACCGGTACGAGGATCATCCAGGCCGATAGGTTTCATAGGGCCGAAACGCAAAGTTTGCGGTCCGCGTTCCACCATCACTTCAATCGGCATGCATCCTTCGAAAAACTCAGTTGTCTCAAAGTGCTTGGGTTCGATCTTCTTTGCAGCGGCCACTTCTTCGATGAAGCGATTGTATTCTTCTTTGTTCATCGGGCAGTTGTAATAATCGTCCGTGCCTTTGCCATAGCGATCGGCTTTCCAGGCGATTTCAGTGTTGATGGAATCAGCATCAATAATGGGCGCAATCGCATCAAAGAAATACAAGAACTCATCGCCAAAATGCTTGCGCAGATCTTCTGCCAAATCATCGTGAGTCAAAGGACCTGTCGCAACCACTGTCGGGCGAGGCACGTCACTCAAAGACTTCACAACATCGGTGCGAACTTCAATGCGCGGATGGTTTTTAATTTTCTCAGTGATCAGTGCTGAGAACACTTCGCGGTCCATGCCCAAAGCTTGCCCCGCTGGAACTGCTGATTCATGGGCCATCTTAAGAATATGTGAACCCAGCTTTTCGGCTTCCCATTTCAACTGACCAGGTGCGGAAATAGGATTCAAGCTGCCAAAGGAGTTAGAGCAAACTAATTCGGCGAATTTTCCGGTTTTATGCGCCGGAGTCATGGTTTTTTCACGCATTTCAAAGAGGACGACCTGATAGCCCATATCAGCCAGCTGTAATGCGCACTCAGAGCCCGCAAGACCGGCACCAACCACGGATATTTTTTGTCCAATATTTTGGAAATCTTTTTGATTTTGAGTCAAGTTGGTCGTCTTTTCTGTCATTTGTCGCGTTCCTCTGTTAACTTACCGGCAATCGTATGGATCAAAATAATCCCAATTATAAAAAGAAAAAACTCACGCTCGGCTCGGAAGTACTACAAAGTCTTTTCGAAAATGGCAAGTCGCCTTTGTCAGAGCAGTTTATGCGCTGGAAGCTGTGGGCGAAATGGGAAGAGGTCGTGGGTCCAACGATTGCCAAAAATGCAGAACCTGTCGGGTTTCAAAGAGGCACTCTGTACGTATGGGTGCGAAACTCAACGTGGATGCAGCAGATGATCTTTATGAAAGATCCTATTCGCGATACCATCAATCAAAAGTTTCAGAATAACTTTGTAAGATTTATCAAATTCACTCTCGACAGACACGACGTCCCTCAAAGCGACGACACCGCATTTAAAAGCATGATTCAGAAAATTGCGCCGAAGGAAGGCGATTCTGAGTAGTCGTTTCTTTACTTGAGATTATAGCCAACTGCAAAGGCCTCTGGAATCTCAATTTTTGCCGACAGGGCCGTTATCATGTTGTCGACCCAGTATTGAAATGGGCGGTATTGAAGATTGACGTATTCTCCGACGTAATTGCATTTATCCACCGGAGTTTTGTCATCTGTTGGGGGTCTATAGCGAGTTTTCGAAACGACACCAACAACATAATCCACGTCATTGTACTTCACCAGTGCTGGTCCGCCAGAATCTCCCTGGCAAATTCCTTTTCCCTCTGTTTGATCGACTGAAAATATTTTTTTCGTCGCATCAAAATTCAAGACTTTTAAAGTCGTCGTGCGCAGAACATCAACCTCGCCGGGCTGACCTTCGACTCCGGTCTTTCTGCCATATCCCGCCACCTGAACCTCTGTGAGATTTCCGCGGGCAACCATATTGGGAATTCTTAAAATGGCAATATTTTGAGGAAGATCATTTTCCAGTGTGATGATCGCAAGATCATTGTCTTTATCTGCTTTGTAGCGCCCGTGCACATAGGCTTTGACTGCCTTTATTTTCGTGATTTTTCCATTAGCGTCGCGCAGTTCGACTCGGGTGAAATCTGCGGAAGTACTCACACAATGAGCGGCAGTTAGAAGGACTCTTCGGGCGATCGCACTGGCCGTGCATTGATAAATTGTGAAATAAGTATTGTCTTGGCTTTTGACGCCCACTCGCAAGGAGAGGACTTTATTTGTTAATTCGTGCTTGTAAGGAACGTTGGTTCCGCCCACGACATTGGTGTTTTCATCTGAGGTGTCTACCTCGTGAGTGTTATTGGACCCTTGGCAGGCTGTCAAAAATAGTAGTGCAATCACGATAAGTTTCTTCATCGCGAATCTGTCGTGCAAAAGTCTTTCTCATTCGAAAAGCAATGAGTTGTAGCTGAGCTGTCAAATACTTCGACAGTGACTTAAAAGGCCCGTACGGGGTTTGTGAGTCCGCATGGGGAGCTGTGATTTTACGCAACTTCCCCGAATACAAGTTCGATTTTTCAAAGCATCGAGACAGAATTATCAGCCAATACCAAAGTTCAGCGATTATCATCTTAGGAGACAATCATTATGGGTCGTAAGGAAGTCGTTCTTGCCGGGGGAGTTTTTCTTTCCATCCTGATAGCTCTTTGCACTTCAGTATCTCATGCTCAATTTCAAGTGAGTCAGCCGATTCGCGAGAACTCAGACTATAGCTCTGTTTTGAATCAGTTCGAACTCGAGGATATGCGCCAGGCTGTTTTGGACGTATGGAAGCATGGATTCAATCCACAATTCTATTGGACGGACAAGCTTGAAGGAATCTATCAACGTGGAGGAAGTTTGGAGATAACCTTACGACCTGCTGCGAACCAAATGTTCCTCCGTCTGTTGAAAGATGTGTATAGAGGAAGTGTGGATCCGCAATCTGCGGGTCGTGACGTGAAGTTCATCCGCAGAGAGTTTTTAACACCCCAGCAGCTGATGACAGTGGCATATGCCTCGGGAAGAAAGAGCGCCGCTTTTATTGATCTGGTGGCGCCTCGGAATCCTCCATACTTTGCAGTTAAACAAGCGATGGAAAAAATATATCCGGTTTGTCAAAGCGGCGCATGGACTGAAATCACTCCCGTCAACACGACACTTCGTTTGTATGCCCGAAACAAAGTGATAGTCGACATTAAGAAACGCCTGGCTCTTCTGGGCTATAAAATGACGAACGCAGATGATTTATTTGATGGTGATCTGTTAAATGCAGTCAGCGATATTCAATGGAATATGAGGATCAAACCGGATGGATTGATTTCTCCAAACGGAAAAGTATGGAAATACTTGAGTGTCTCTTGCATGGATCGCGTTCGCCAGCTGCAGGTTGACATGGAAAAGATGCGCTGGTTTCCGCAGTATTTTGAAGATCGCTACATCTTTGTCAATTTGGCGTTTTCATACTTCGTTCTTTATGACGGTTCGACAGACTGGATAAGAACAATGACTTTCCGCACAGTCAACGGTCGCCCCGCCAGAAAATCTCCAACCATGCAGGATGAAGTTTTGCGTGTGATTATCAATCCGTTTTGGGTGGTTCCTCCGACGATCTTCAGTGAAGACAAGGTCAATGATCTGAAGAATCTCTCCAAGGATCAAATCTATCAGTACTTCACTTCTCACAACTATGAAGTTTGGGATAGCGACTTTAAACGGAAGATTGATCCGACCACAGTGGATTGGCTGGGCATTAGCGAAGGACGGGTGACTCCCGATATTCAAATTCGTCAGTTGCCACACTTGGGAAATGCGCTGGGAGTACTGAAGTTCGATTTGACTAACTCGTATGCGATTTATCTGCATGACACCAATCAGCGAGAGCTTTTTAATGAGCCCATGCGCCAACTCAGTTCGGGTTGCATTCGTCTCGAAAAGCCTCTGGATCTTGCAGAATATTTGTTAGAGGACACACCTTGGGATCGCAAAACCATTGAAGCGGTTATGGCGCGCCCCGGGGAGGTTTTATCCAAGTCCACGGAGCTTCCAATTCCCAAGTCAAAACATACCTCTGTCTACACAGTCTACTTAACTTCTTTGATTAGTTCCGACGGCGTTGTGCGATTTGTTGAAGACATTTACGGGCAAAATGCCGCGATAAGGAGAAACATTATGGCCGCTTTTTAAGGTGAACAAAATGACAACTATGTTTCTAATTATACAAATTTTCTCGAAATGAATAACCAACGAAAGGATTCTGAAAATGTCTCTTCAACTTTTTAGCAAAGTTCTAGTTGCAGTCACTATAGGGACCAGCGGAGCTTATGCGGCGGCACCAGCGAAGCCTGCCCCTCCGGCGAAACCAGCACCACCTGAGGCAAAACCGACGCCTCCAATGCCAAATCCTCCAGCACCGCCTTCTCAACCGGCACCACCGAATCAAAATCAATTTGAAGGTATCGGTCGTATTGATCAAGTTACTCGTGACTCCGGGGGCGCGATTTATCGACTGGATCTTTCCAAAGCCCTTCCTCTAGTGCGCCTTGAGGCGAAATCTAAGATGGGTCGTATGAAGGTCTATTCGACAAATCTCGTCACGGATAAAAATGAAAGAATCCCAGTGCGTCAGTTAGGTGGCGTTTATGTAGAGGAAGCGGGACAGCCGGTAAGCTCAGAAGTGTTCAACTTCCAAACAAATATTGCAGCCATCGAAATCTTGACTGAGGCGATGGGAGGCGAGGGGGCCTTGGAGATTAAGGCGATCTCTACCAAAGAAGCGCCTAAGCTGGCGCTGGGGACTGCTGTGCCAGAGTTCTCTTGTAAAAAAACACTTGATCCAGTTCTTAAAGATAAACTCGACCCGATTCAACTTTGGGTTTCGCGAGCTGAAAGCAGTGCGCCGGGATCCGTTCAGGAAAAGTTTGCGGGGAATCAGTTGAAAGATCAGGTGAGTGATTTCATCTCGACAATTCGCTCTGGCGGATCGTATACAACTTCCGCTTACTTGCTAACACTGATTAACTTTTTCGGAGATCAGTACAATGCAGTCAGAGCGGGAGGAGTTTCTGAACCGGCATACAAAGACTTGCTAAATGGAACCTTTGATGTGCTGATTTTGTCGATTCAGAATGAGATGCCATGTCGCCGCTTCCCGAGTGATGCCCTTATTAAGATTGCCTTAGACCTTAATAAAAAATATCAAGGCTTGCCGGAAGGAGCTCGCGCGAAGGCCGCATATTCCAATATGATGAATAAAATTAGAGATTATGCTCCTAATCAATATCGTAAAGAAGTTGCAGCGGCGAACTTCACTTTCCGCCAGGCAGACACCGAAGGCACCAACTTCTACAAACTGTATATCACAGCTCCAGAGGGTGCATTCTTGAAGACTGTACATCGCGATATGAGTGCTCATGTTTATATGATCGCAGAACAAGCGCTACAGCGTGAAGTGAAGCTGATGGATATCGAGCAAAG belongs to Bdellovibrio svalbardensis and includes:
- a CDS encoding MFS transporter; the encoded protein is MGEKKIEFIHHYPKGFRKKRVRNWLVLGLMYASYYMCRYNFRSATPYLVDEFHFSKTDISTLWAAFSFAYGTGQLINGLFSDRIGGKKAMLIGGIGTVIINLIFGFSPMISSFSTLSLILLFNGYLQAWGAPGMVKINAAWFRRQERGTFSGVFGFMVQLGQMATAQLSPIILTGFAIGTFVVAENDWRWLFRIPPIVTAIAVILVALVVKETPEDAGFAPDVVVDEIDDSNGARVSLKESFQTIFKHPLVWYYAIAYACTGAARHSSDQLATLFFVEKLHLNGNGSGAVKWTLTFMPFVGVLGSLASGWISDKLFAGQRAPVAMFLYFAGALVLLGGGVLIGMDLVNVAIAMAMLIMISFPINATHSIVGAAAPMDIGGKKMAGFASGVIDSFQYYGAAAAMPIMGWLLDRYGWSSWFPIMALFCSVGGGTMFLLSQKKERMKKQGIIVFG
- the mltF gene encoding membrane-bound lytic murein transglycosylase MltF, yielding MSRNLRFRQKLSQVCVFGSLAITTIMMNGCDAIYLNEEESLAKVQNKGEITILTTESPLIYSHSKKNGEAAGIDHDLLQSFADHYRLKIKFVVLPDEKAVYRALSKGEGDVAAARLRTPENRIGFLTGPAYEETYLSLYCQKKSRIENIKDLSGKNVGILKKDNYEGFATRLQQLSPQVSIQELESVQTQDLLKSLNAKKFDCAIAENAAGDFYVRFHTKLEKVSNLTDPYSLSWLLTPENQDLLLLMQSWYQQASREDEVMRIMDRYKSTLTQLDKKDISKFFKSIEETLPTYKQAFKEAASEHGLPWQLIASVAYQESHWDPEARSFTGVRGLMQLTTDTADHMDIEDRTDPLQSIWGGSKYLRYLMDKMPTFVNSKDRMALTLAAYNVGYAHLRDAQKLAEQMGRNPYSWHHMKEILPLLADPSYADKLEYGFARGYETVEFVERVKSFYNLMNAG
- a CDS encoding thymidine kinase, producing the protein MTEFSYVSPRGWIEVVVGSMFSGKTEELIRRLRRAEFARLQIQVFKPIIDKRYNEMAVTSHNLTTIDSLPIEDAEQIWEHLKPGTKVVGIDEGQFFSSNLVQVAQDLAERGLRVIIAGLDTDWQGKPFEPMPTLMAVAESVTKHHAVCVVCGAQASRTQRTSGGDGQVLVGTHDSYEARCRQHFKPAVDTPTMDWKMKREVDLA
- the trmFO gene encoding methylenetetrahydrofolate--tRNA-(uracil(54)-C(5))-methyltransferase (FADH(2)-oxidizing) TrmFO encodes the protein MTEKTTNLTQNQKDFQNIGQKISVVGAGLAGSECALQLADMGYQVVLFEMREKTMTPAHKTGKFAELVCSNSFGSLNPISAPGQLKWEAEKLGSHILKMAHESAVPAGQALGMDREVFSALITEKIKNHPRIEVRTDVVKSLSDVPRPTVVATGPLTHDDLAEDLRKHFGDEFLYFFDAIAPIIDADSINTEIAWKADRYGKGTDDYYNCPMNKEEYNRFIEEVAAAKKIEPKHFETTEFFEGCMPIEVMVERGPQTLRFGPMKPIGLDDPRTGRYPWAVVQLRQDNKEGTAFNMVGFQTRMAYAEQVRVFRMIPGLENAEFLKLGSIHRNLFINSPKRLNKDLSSKNDPWLFFAGQITGVEGYFESTCVGLLVSRFLDQKLKDKSFNPPPRASALGSLLEAITDETRADHFQPTNINFALFPPLAEKERDKQIRKEKQIAIAREALETWRI
- a CDS encoding DUF721 domain-containing protein; the protein is MDQNNPNYKKKKLTLGSEVLQSLFENGKSPLSEQFMRWKLWAKWEEVVGPTIAKNAEPVGFQRGTLYVWVRNSTWMQQMIFMKDPIRDTINQKFQNNFVRFIKFTLDRHDVPQSDDTAFKSMIQKIAPKEGDSE
- a CDS encoding S1 family peptidase, with protein sequence MKKLIVIALLFLTACQGSNNTHEVDTSDENTNVVGGTNVPYKHELTNKVLSLRVGVKSQDNTYFTIYQCTASAIARRVLLTAAHCVSTSADFTRVELRDANGKITKIKAVKAYVHGRYKADKDNDLAIITLENDLPQNIAILRIPNMVARGNLTEVQVAGYGRKTGVEGQPGEVDVLRTTTLKVLNFDATKKIFSVDQTEGKGICQGDSGGPALVKYNDVDYVVGVVSKTRYRPPTDDKTPVDKCNYVGEYVNLQYRPFQYWVDNMITALSAKIEIPEAFAVGYNLK
- a CDS encoding L,D-transpeptidase family protein, which translates into the protein MGRKEVVLAGGVFLSILIALCTSVSHAQFQVSQPIRENSDYSSVLNQFELEDMRQAVLDVWKHGFNPQFYWTDKLEGIYQRGGSLEITLRPAANQMFLRLLKDVYRGSVDPQSAGRDVKFIRREFLTPQQLMTVAYASGRKSAAFIDLVAPRNPPYFAVKQAMEKIYPVCQSGAWTEITPVNTTLRLYARNKVIVDIKKRLALLGYKMTNADDLFDGDLLNAVSDIQWNMRIKPDGLISPNGKVWKYLSVSCMDRVRQLQVDMEKMRWFPQYFEDRYIFVNLAFSYFVLYDGSTDWIRTMTFRTVNGRPARKSPTMQDEVLRVIINPFWVVPPTIFSEDKVNDLKNLSKDQIYQYFTSHNYEVWDSDFKRKIDPTTVDWLGISEGRVTPDIQIRQLPHLGNALGVLKFDLTNSYAIYLHDTNQRELFNEPMRQLSSGCIRLEKPLDLAEYLLEDTPWDRKTIEAVMARPGEVLSKSTELPIPKSKHTSVYTVYLTSLISSDGVVRFVEDIYGQNAAIRRNIMAAF
- a CDS encoding beta-sandwich domain-containing protein, which produces MSLQLFSKVLVAVTIGTSGAYAAAPAKPAPPAKPAPPEAKPTPPMPNPPAPPSQPAPPNQNQFEGIGRIDQVTRDSGGAIYRLDLSKALPLVRLEAKSKMGRMKVYSTNLVTDKNERIPVRQLGGVYVEEAGQPVSSEVFNFQTNIAAIEILTEAMGGEGALEIKAISTKEAPKLALGTAVPEFSCKKTLDPVLKDKLDPIQLWVSRAESSAPGSVQEKFAGNQLKDQVSDFISTIRSGGSYTTSAYLLTLINFFGDQYNAVRAGGVSEPAYKDLLNGTFDVLILSIQNEMPCRRFPSDALIKIALDLNKKYQGLPEGARAKAAYSNMMNKIRDYAPNQYRKEVAAANFTFRQADTEGTNFYKLYITAPEGAFLKTVHRDMSAHVYMIAEQALQREVKLMDIEQRYQLIVEYQAKFNSNEFPQAVAQRYLNILSDSSYILRLLR